The following are encoded together in the Phaseolus vulgaris cultivar G19833 chromosome 9, P. vulgaris v2.0, whole genome shotgun sequence genome:
- the LOC137822604 gene encoding small ribosomal subunit protein uS4y: MVHVSFYRNYGKTFKKPRRPYEKERLDAELKLVGEYGLRCKRELWRVQYALSRIRNNARNLLTLDEKNPRRIFEGEALLRRMFRYGLLDETQNKLDYVLALTVENFLERRLQTLVFKSGMAKSIHHARVLIKQRHIRVGRQVVNIPSFLVRVDSQKHIDFSLTSPLGGGRPGRVKRRNQRAAAKKASGGDGDEEDED; the protein is encoded by the exons ATGGTGCACGTTTCGTTTTACAGGAACT ATGGAAAGACGTTTAAGAAGCCGCGTCGTCCGTACGAGAAGGAGCGTCTGGACGCGGAGCTGAAACTGGTGGGGGAGTACGGCCTGCGCTGCAAGAGGGAGCTGTGGAGGGTGCAGTACGCCCTCAGCCGTATCCGCAACAACGCGCGTAACCTCCTCACTCTCGACGAGAAGAACCCGCGTCGGATCTTTGAGGGCGAGGCTCTCCTCCGCCGCATGTTCCGCTACGGTCTCCTCGACGAGACCCAGAACAAACTCGATTACGTCCTCGCTCTCACGGTCGAGAACTTCTTAGAGCGCCGCCTCCAGACCCTCGTCTTCAAGTCCGGCATGGCCAAGTCCATCCACCATGCCAGGGTTCTCATCAAGCAGAGACACATCAG GGTTGGTAGGCAAGTGGTGAACATCCCGTCTTTCTTGGTGAGGGTGGACTCACAGAAGCACATTGACTTTTCACTTACAAGTCCCCTTGGTGGAGGACGCCCTGGAAGAGTGAAGAGAAGGAACCAAAGGGCTGCTGCTAAGAAGGCATCAGGTGGAGATGGAGATGAAGAAGATGAGGATTAG
- the LOC137822605 gene encoding pectinesterase 3-like: protein MDSLKMFKGYGKIERDHHKIEDQQRNPKSQISKPLITTTISALGILFLTLTFAFALASIVHHRTTDSQQLRNSADYIRVVCNVTRFPAACLAAIPSSANATDPQTILALSLRASLDALQNLSSSLGATKGGALADCKDQLDDALSRLNDSLSAAAALNDKAVSDVQTWVSAALTDQQTCLDGLEEVGDVAGLEKMKKMMKRSYEYISNSLAIVANIRNLLSHFNMTLH, encoded by the coding sequence atgGATTCTCTGAAAATGTTCAAAGGTTACGGTAAAATAGAACGCGATCACCACAAAATCGAAGATCAACAACGAAACCCTAAATCCCAAATTTCAAAACCCTTAATCACCACCACAATTTCGGCCTTAGGAATCCTTTTCCTCACTCTAACCTTCGCCTTTGCTCTCGCATCTATTGTTCACCACCGCACCACTGACTCACAACAGCTTCGCAACTCAGCCGACTACATCCGAGTCGTCTGCAATGTCACGCGCTTCCCCGCCGCCTGCCTCGCCGCCATCCCGTCCTCCGCCAACGCCACCGATCCCCAAACCATCCTCGCCCTCTCGCTCCGCGCGTCGCTCGATGCGCTCCAGAACCTCTCGTCCTCGCTCGGCGCGACGAAGGGAGGTGCGCTCGCCGACTGCAAGGACCAGTTGGACGACGCGCTGAGTCGACTCAACGACTCGCTGTCGGCCGCGGCGGCGCTGAACGACAAAGCAGTGAGCGACGTGCAAACGTGGGTGAGCGCAGCGTTGACCGACCAGCAGACGTGCCTGGACGGACTGGAAGAGGTGGGTGACGTGGCGGGCCTtgagaagatgaagaaaatgatgaagagaTCCTACGAGTACATCAGTAACAGTTTGGCTATTGTTGCCAATATTCGTAATTTGTTAAGCCATTTCAACATGACGCTCCATTGA
- the LOC137821638 gene encoding transcription factor ILI7-like, with protein sequence MSGRRNSRTSKFTESGINDLMMRLQALLPKLNQRSDSRVLHTKASVSMMQIIKETCSHISMLQREVKEHGERLAELVNSAYTSDVDEECLRKLHL encoded by the exons ATGTCTGGCAGGAGAAACTCCAGAACTTCAAAATTCACAGAAAGTGGGATTAATGATCTAATGATGAGGCTACAAGCACTGCTGCCAAAACTAAACCAAAGAAGCGACTCAAGGGTATTACACACCAAG GCATCAGTAAGCATGATGCAGATCATAAAGGAAACTTGCTCTCACATCAGTATGCTTCAGAGAGAGGTAAAAGAGCATGGTGAAAGGCTAGCAGAGTTAGTGAATTCTGCATACACTAGTGATGTTGACGAGGAGTGTCTTAGAAAACTTCATCTCTGA
- the LOC137821860 gene encoding uncharacterized protein, with amino-acid sequence MFLHRTLGRTLFAAAARSKQYATTAPAGGREVRNPLQEFFEADRSPDDDKPVVYGRGWKASELRLKSWDDLHKLWYVLLKEKNMLMTQRQMLNAQNLRFPNPERISKVRKSMCRIKHVLTERAIEEPDPRRSADMKKMINAL; translated from the exons ATGTTTTTGCATAGAACACTTGGACGAACACTCTTTGCTGCTGCTGCTAGATCAAAACAGTATGCCACTACAGCTCCTGCTGGTGGCAGAGAAGTTCGCAATCCCCTTCAGGAGTTCTTTGAGGCAGACAGGAGCCCAGACGATGACAAACCTGTTGTTTATG GTCGGGGTTGGAAGGCTTCTGAACTGCGCCTGAAATCTTGGGACGACCTTCATAAGTTGTGGTATGTGTTGTTAAAGGAGAAGAACATGTTGATGACTCAGCGTCAAATGCTTAATGCACAGAACCTGCGTTTTCCTAACCCAGAGCGCATCTCTAAG GTGAGGAAGTCAATGTGTCGCATCAAGCATGTACTTACCGAGAGAGCAATTGAAGAACCAGATCCCAGGAGGTCTGCCGATATGAAGAAAATGATAAATGCTCTTTAA